A single genomic interval of Nitrospirota bacterium harbors:
- a CDS encoding CBS domain-containing protein translates to MNALTHLMNKTIIHIDCLATIEEASKIMAQCKIGSLVVMKNNKEVGIISESDIVRRVVAKGRNPLEMTVEEAMSAPLITISINASGEEANETMKKYGIRHLLVQQNGKIVGIFSVRDLMKYFKIYYDGLGSLKQGSS, encoded by the coding sequence ATGAATGCGCTGACTCATTTGATGAATAAAACCATCATTCACATTGACTGCCTCGCCACAATCGAAGAGGCGTCAAAAATCATGGCTCAGTGTAAAATCGGCTCTCTGGTCGTCATGAAAAATAACAAAGAAGTCGGAATCATCAGCGAAAGCGATATCGTCAGGCGTGTCGTCGCTAAAGGACGTAATCCGTTGGAAATGACGGTCGAAGAGGCGATGAGCGCCCCGCTCATTACCATTTCCATTAACGCTTCCGGAGAAGAAGCCAATGAAACCATGAAAAAATATGGTATCAGACACCTTTTGGTTCAACAAAACGGGAAAATCGTCGGTATTTTTTCAGTCCGGGATTTAATGAAATATTTTAAAATTTATTATGATGGGTTAGGGTCCCTAAAACAAGGCTCCTCATAA